Proteins co-encoded in one Halorussus lipolyticus genomic window:
- a CDS encoding ArsR/SmtB family transcription factor yields the protein MTDTDSLDDLSQYLDMLHQATTETGFRILNTLSEQGEVSPTSLAETLEMEKNAVHYHINKLSDVSLVKNRKRSHKGSDGYYSYYIVTPLGELAVESIHDFVEGKEDLLDRHPTAADPDDPELKPSDDATGTRPPINNSVASKRVEQTTSNALQRKSGTEGSSGALPDA from the coding sequence ATGACGGATACCGACTCGTTGGACGACCTTAGCCAGTACCTCGATATGCTCCATCAAGCCACCACCGAGACGGGATTCCGAATCCTAAATACGCTCAGCGAACAGGGCGAAGTGAGTCCGACCAGTTTGGCGGAGACACTAGAGATGGAGAAAAATGCAGTCCACTATCACATCAACAAACTATCAGATGTTAGCTTGGTCAAGAACCGAAAACGTAGTCACAAAGGTAGTGACGGTTACTACTCGTACTACATCGTGACCCCACTCGGGGAGTTAGCGGTCGAGTCAATACACGATTTCGTTGAGGGCAAGGAGGACCTCCTTGACCGGCATCCGACTGCGGCCGACCCTGACGACCCGGAGCTAAAACCGTCGGACGATGCGACGGGAACTCGGCCACCGATCAACAACTCGGTCGCCAGCAAGCGGGTCGAACAGACGACCTCGAACGCACTCCAGCGCAAAAGTGGAACGGAAGGCTCGTCGGGCGCACTCCCCGATGCGTGA
- the carB gene encoding carbamoyl-phosphate synthase large subunit — translation MTEETAGDGRTILLIGSGPIQIGQAAEFDYSGAQACRALQEEGARVVLVNSNPATIMTDPEMADEVYIEPITTEAIAEIIRKEDPDGVIAGLGGQTGLNVTARLSEEGVLDEHDVEIMGTPLDTIYATEDRDLFRQRMHELDQPVARSTTISLDESEAVAELTEDDLRERVESAVDEVGGLPVIARTTYTLGGSGSGVVEEMDELLTRVRKGLRLSRNSEVLITESISGWVELEYEVMRDAGDSCIIICNMENIDPMGIHTGESTVVTPSQVIPDDGHQVMRDTALEVIRDLGIQGGCNIQFAWRDDGTPGGEYRVVEVNPRVSRSSALASKATGYPIARVTAKVALGKRLHEIENEITGQTTAAFEPAIDYVVTKVPRWPEDKFPDVDFELGTAMKSTGEAMAIGRTFEESLLKALRSSEFDPDVDWDEVDDQTLETDYLEAPTPSRPYAMFEAFERGYTVSDVVDLTGIEEWYVERYENVADAAVSAQNGEFEQAAETGFTNQQVAAVAGGETERTADAAPRNPRGGASVIDDVESAAPSRDFKQVDTCAGEFAASTPYYYSSRRPGAGLGRDEVQVNRDVESVVVVGGGPIRIGQGVEFDYCSVHAVRALREAGIEAHVVNNNPETVSTDYDTSDGLFFEPITAEEVADVIEATNADGVMVQFGGQTSVDIGEPLEDELARRDLDCEILGTSVEAMDLAEDRDRFNRLMDDLGISQPEGGSATSEDEALELAHDIGYPVLVRPSYVLGGRAMDVVHDDDELKTYMEEAVRVSPDKPILIDEFLADAVELDVDAVADGEDVLIGGIMEHVESAGVHSGDSACMIPTRALDDETLGRVREVVADIADALDTVGLMNVQLAVQDGEVYVLEANPRSSRTVPFVSKATGVPIAKLAAKVMAGDTLAELEADEQVPEKVSVKEVVLPFDRLPGSDPRLGPEMKSTGEVMGTAETFGKAYDKAQDAAGSPLPDEGTAVVDLEVDGFGDYYDLETFEDLETAIQRGEVDLLVTRNRDALEAAVEEDITYFSTEASAEAALEALAAREEPLDVESVGSRKKQSREWGR, via the coding sequence ATGACCGAGGAGACCGCAGGCGACGGACGGACCATTCTGCTCATCGGAAGCGGACCGATTCAAATCGGACAGGCCGCGGAGTTCGACTACTCGGGGGCGCAGGCCTGCCGCGCACTACAGGAGGAGGGCGCGCGGGTCGTGCTGGTTAACTCCAACCCGGCGACCATCATGACCGACCCGGAGATGGCAGACGAGGTGTACATCGAGCCAATCACGACCGAGGCCATCGCCGAAATCATCCGGAAGGAGGACCCGGACGGCGTTATCGCCGGTCTCGGGGGCCAGACCGGCCTGAACGTCACCGCGCGACTCTCCGAGGAGGGCGTGCTGGACGAACACGACGTGGAAATCATGGGCACCCCCCTCGACACCATCTACGCCACCGAGGACCGCGACCTGTTCCGCCAGCGGATGCACGAACTCGACCAACCGGTCGCGCGCTCGACCACCATCTCGCTGGACGAGAGCGAGGCCGTCGCGGAACTGACCGAGGACGACCTTCGGGAGCGGGTCGAGTCTGCGGTCGACGAGGTCGGCGGCCTGCCCGTCATCGCCCGGACGACCTACACCCTCGGCGGGTCGGGGTCCGGCGTGGTCGAGGAGATGGACGAACTCCTGACTCGCGTCCGGAAGGGTCTGCGCCTCTCGCGCAACAGCGAGGTCCTGATTACCGAGTCCATCTCTGGGTGGGTGGAACTCGAATACGAGGTGATGCGGGACGCCGGGGACTCCTGTATCATCATCTGCAACATGGAGAACATCGACCCGATGGGCATCCACACCGGCGAGTCCACGGTCGTCACGCCCTCGCAGGTCATCCCCGACGACGGCCATCAGGTGATGCGCGACACGGCCCTCGAAGTAATCCGCGACTTGGGGATTCAGGGCGGATGCAACATCCAGTTCGCGTGGCGCGACGACGGCACCCCCGGCGGGGAGTACCGCGTCGTGGAGGTCAACCCCCGCGTCTCCCGGTCCTCCGCACTCGCTTCCAAAGCGACCGGCTACCCCATCGCCAGAGTCACCGCGAAAGTGGCCCTCGGCAAGCGCCTCCACGAAATCGAGAACGAGATTACGGGCCAGACCACCGCGGCCTTCGAGCCAGCAATCGACTACGTGGTCACGAAGGTCCCGCGCTGGCCCGAAGACAAGTTCCCCGACGTGGACTTCGAGCTGGGGACTGCGATGAAGTCCACCGGGGAGGCGATGGCCATCGGCCGGACCTTCGAGGAGTCCCTCCTCAAAGCCCTGCGCTCGTCGGAGTTCGACCCCGACGTGGACTGGGACGAGGTGGACGACCAGACCCTCGAAACCGACTACCTCGAAGCCCCGACGCCGAGTCGGCCCTACGCGATGTTCGAGGCGTTCGAGCGCGGCTACACCGTCTCCGACGTGGTGGACCTCACCGGCATCGAGGAGTGGTACGTCGAGCGCTACGAGAACGTCGCCGACGCCGCCGTCTCAGCGCAGAACGGCGAGTTCGAGCAGGCGGCGGAAACCGGGTTCACCAACCAGCAGGTCGCCGCGGTCGCTGGCGGCGAGACCGAGCGCACCGCCGACGCCGCACCCCGGAACCCCCGCGGCGGCGCGAGTGTGATAGACGACGTGGAGTCGGCCGCGCCCTCCCGCGACTTCAAGCAGGTGGACACCTGCGCCGGCGAGTTCGCGGCCTCTACGCCATACTACTACTCGTCGCGCAGACCCGGCGCTGGCCTCGGCAGAGACGAGGTGCAAGTGAACCGGGATGTCGAGAGCGTCGTCGTGGTCGGCGGCGGTCCCATCCGCATCGGGCAGGGCGTCGAGTTCGACTACTGCTCGGTCCACGCGGTCCGCGCCTTGCGGGAGGCCGGCATCGAGGCCCACGTCGTGAACAACAACCCCGAGACGGTCTCGACCGACTACGACACCTCCGACGGTCTGTTCTTCGAGCCGATTACCGCCGAGGAGGTCGCCGACGTCATCGAGGCCACCAACGCCGACGGCGTGATGGTCCAGTTCGGCGGCCAGACCTCGGTGGACATCGGCGAACCCCTCGAAGACGAACTCGCGCGCCGGGACCTCGACTGCGAGATTCTGGGCACCTCGGTCGAGGCGATGGACCTCGCCGAGGACCGCGACCGGTTCAACCGCCTGATGGACGACCTCGGGATTAGCCAGCCGGAAGGCGGCTCTGCGACTAGCGAGGACGAAGCCCTCGAACTGGCCCACGACATCGGCTACCCGGTACTGGTCCGGCCCTCCTACGTCCTCGGCGGACGCGCGATGGACGTGGTTCACGACGACGACGAACTGAAGACGTACATGGAGGAGGCCGTCAGAGTCTCGCCCGACAAGCCCATCCTCATCGACGAGTTCCTCGCGGATGCGGTCGAGTTGGACGTTGACGCCGTGGCTGACGGCGAGGACGTACTCATCGGCGGAATCATGGAACACGTCGAGAGTGCCGGGGTCCACTCCGGCGACTCGGCCTGCATGATTCCGACCCGCGCGCTGGACGACGAGACGCTCGGTCGGGTCCGCGAAGTCGTGGCAGACATCGCTGACGCGCTGGATACGGTCGGTCTGATGAACGTCCAGTTGGCCGTGCAAGACGGTGAGGTCTACGTGCTGGAGGCCAACCCGCGCTCGTCGCGGACCGTCCCGTTCGTCTCGAAGGCCACCGGCGTCCCCATCGCCAAACTCGCCGCGAAGGTGATGGCGGGCGACACGCTGGCGGAGTTGGAGGCCGACGAGCAGGTCCCCGAGAAGGTCAGCGTCAAGGAAGTCGTCCTGCCCTTCGACCGCCTGCCGGGGAGCGACCCCCGCCTCGGCCCGGAGATGAAATCGACCGGCGAAGTCATGGGCACCGCCGAAACATTCGGCAAGGCCTACGACAAGGCCCAAGACGCCGCCGGGTCGCCCCTCCCCGACGAGGGCACCGCAGTCGTGGACTTGGAAGTCGATGGCTTCGGCGACTACTACGACCTCGAAACCTTCGAGGACCTCGAAACCGCGATTCAGCGCGGCGAGGTGGACCTGCTGGTGACCCGGAACCGCGACGCACTGGAGGCCGCCGTCGAGGAGGACATCACCTACTTCTCGACCGAGGCCAGCGCCGAGGCCGCCCTCGAAGCGCTCGCGGCCCGCGAGGAACCCCTCGACGTGGAGTCCGTGGGGTCGCGGAAAAAGCAGTCCCGCGAGTGGGGCCGCTAA
- a CDS encoding CTP synthase has translation MPTEPETDYDPSLGNKFIFVTGGVMSGLGKGITAASTGRLLANAGFDVTAVKIDPYLNVDAGTMNPFQHGEVYVLKDGGEVDLDLGNYERFLDVDMTFDHNVTTGKTYQHVIEKERAGDYLGKTVQIIPHVTDDIKRRIREAAEGHDVCIVEVGGTVGDIEGMPFLEALRQFAHEEDDEDFLLTHVTLVPYSKNGEQKTKPTQHSVKELRSIGLQPDILVGRCEDELAPSTKEKIALFCDVPTDAVFSNPDVEDIYHVPLMVEEEGLDEYVMDRFDLTDDALPEDERDNTWRNLVTQDTHGEVEIALVGKYDLEDAYMSVNEALKHAGLEKNVDVNVRWVDSEKMAEDHEHRLYEADGIVVPGGFGSRGTRGKIKAIQYARENDIPYLGLCLGFQLAVVEFARNVLGLEGAHSAEIEEDTPHPVIDLLPEQYDLEDLGGTMRLGAHETDIEEGTLAEAIYGGTSCTERHRHRYEVNPEYFEKFEDTNLVFSGKSGNRMEILELTNHPYFVGTQFHPEFRSRPTRASPPFVGLLEAVLDRTGEQETDEPEEVEA, from the coding sequence ATGCCGACAGAACCGGAAACTGATTACGACCCCTCCCTCGGGAACAAGTTCATTTTCGTGACCGGGGGCGTCATGTCGGGACTCGGCAAGGGCATCACGGCCGCCAGCACCGGCCGTCTGCTCGCCAACGCCGGGTTCGACGTGACAGCGGTCAAAATCGACCCGTACCTCAACGTAGACGCGGGGACGATGAACCCCTTCCAGCACGGGGAAGTGTACGTCCTGAAGGACGGCGGCGAGGTGGACCTCGACTTGGGGAACTACGAGCGGTTCCTCGACGTGGACATGACGTTCGACCACAACGTCACCACGGGCAAGACCTACCAGCACGTCATCGAGAAGGAGCGCGCTGGCGACTACCTCGGGAAGACGGTCCAAATCATCCCGCACGTCACCGACGACATCAAGCGCCGAATCCGCGAGGCCGCCGAGGGCCACGACGTGTGTATCGTGGAAGTCGGGGGCACCGTGGGCGACATCGAGGGGATGCCCTTCCTCGAAGCGTTGCGGCAGTTCGCCCACGAGGAGGACGACGAGGACTTCCTTCTCACCCACGTCACGCTCGTCCCCTACTCGAAGAACGGCGAGCAGAAGACCAAGCCCACGCAACACTCCGTGAAGGAACTCCGGAGCATCGGTCTCCAACCCGACATTCTGGTGGGTCGGTGCGAGGACGAACTCGCCCCTTCGACCAAGGAGAAAATCGCGCTGTTCTGCGACGTGCCGACCGACGCGGTGTTCTCCAACCCCGACGTGGAGGACATCTACCACGTTCCCCTGATGGTCGAGGAGGAGGGTCTCGACGAGTACGTGATGGACCGATTCGACCTCACCGACGACGCGCTCCCCGAAGACGAGCGCGACAACACGTGGCGCAACCTCGTCACCCAAGACACCCACGGCGAGGTCGAAATTGCGCTGGTCGGCAAGTACGACCTCGAAGACGCCTACATGTCGGTCAACGAGGCGCTCAAGCACGCCGGACTCGAAAAGAACGTGGACGTGAACGTCCGGTGGGTCGATTCCGAAAAGATGGCCGAGGACCACGAACACCGCCTTTACGAGGCCGACGGCATCGTCGTCCCCGGCGGATTCGGCTCTCGCGGAACCCGCGGGAAAATCAAGGCCATCCAGTACGCCCGCGAGAACGACATTCCCTACCTCGGCCTCTGTCTGGGCTTCCAACTCGCGGTCGTGGAGTTCGCCCGGAACGTCCTCGGACTGGAGGGCGCACACTCCGCCGAAATCGAGGAGGACACGCCCCACCCGGTCATCGACCTCCTGCCCGAGCAGTACGACCTCGAAGATCTCGGCGGCACGATGCGACTGGGTGCCCACGAGACCGACATCGAGGAGGGCACGCTCGCCGAAGCAATCTACGGCGGGACTTCCTGCACCGAGCGCCACCGCCACCGCTACGAGGTCAACCCCGAGTACTTCGAGAAGTTCGAGGACACAAATCTCGTGTTCTCGGGTAAGTCGGGCAACCGGATGGAGATTCTGGAACTCACGAACCATCCCTACTTTGTCGGCACGCAGTTCCACCCCGAGTTCCGGTCCCGACCCACCCGAGCGAGTCCGCCCTTCGTCGGCCTGCTGGAGGCCGTACTCGACCGTACCGGCGAGCAAGAAACTGACGAACCCGAGGAGGTCGAAGCCTAA
- a CDS encoding alpha/beta hydrolase, with product MNSEDLPIPGGRDVRATLDTPEEADPEAVVVACPPHPQHRGHRGDARLEAVSEVLVAEGIACLRFDYGDWDEGYGEREDARNALRWAQNRYDRVGIFGFSFGGAIATLAAATSDPQPEAVALLAPASRLTEDLDATAALEDVEGPVQVVYGTRDDTANWKPLVERADELGHETVEMGADHFFVGQHEKVADAVGGFLVGHLRER from the coding sequence ATGAACTCCGAGGACCTCCCCATCCCCGGCGGCCGAGACGTGCGCGCGACCCTCGACACCCCCGAGGAGGCCGACCCCGAAGCAGTAGTAGTCGCTTGCCCACCTCATCCACAGCACCGCGGCCACCGAGGAGACGCCCGCCTCGAAGCAGTCAGCGAAGTCCTCGTCGCCGAGGGAATCGCCTGCCTCCGGTTCGACTACGGCGACTGGGACGAGGGCTACGGCGAGCGCGAGGACGCCCGCAACGCCCTGCGCTGGGCGCAAAATCGGTACGACCGCGTGGGCATCTTCGGGTTCAGTTTCGGCGGTGCGATAGCGACGTTGGCGGCGGCGACGAGCGACCCACAGCCGGAAGCTGTCGCCCTACTCGCACCGGCCTCGCGCTTGACCGAGGACTTGGACGCCACAGCGGCGCTGGAGGATGTCGAAGGACCGGTGCAGGTGGTCTACGGCACGCGCGACGACACTGCGAACTGGAAGCCGCTGGTCGAGCGCGCCGACGAGTTGGGCCACGAGACGGTCGAGATGGGCGCGGACCACTTCTTCGTCGGCCAGCACGAGAAGGTCGCCGACGCGGTGGGTGGGTTTCTGGTCGGGCACCTTCGAGAGCGATAG
- a CDS encoding S1C family serine protease, translating into MQDTPTRRGLLGALAAATMGSVAGCSNASPPQRDETDSTADGGTTGPVREASASTSSDAESVYTRVYRQTSDAVALIRAPSGSQGSGFCYDDSHFVTNYHVVGDADRVSVQFDDTTSRLGRVVGRDPRSDLAVVAVDVPDGIEPLSVVDSEPAIGTRVAVVGSPYGLRGSLTSGIVSGVDRQVPSPAGDYQIPNAIQTDAPVNPGNSGGPLVNLSGEVLGVVNSGGGDNIAFAISAPLVQRVVPALAEAGEYDHPYLGVRTATVTELVARANDFPNAEGVLVVDTPDDSPSKGRIRPCTGVKRVEGFRVPVGGDAILAVGDQRIQTSKDLHAYLALNASPGETLSVRLRRDGKVTTVPVEVGERPELVA; encoded by the coding sequence ATGCAGGACACGCCGACGCGCCGAGGACTCCTCGGTGCGCTCGCCGCCGCAACGATGGGAAGCGTCGCGGGTTGCTCGAACGCCTCGCCGCCCCAACGAGACGAGACCGATTCGACGGCCGACGGCGGGACGACCGGACCGGTACGGGAGGCCTCGGCCTCGACCTCCTCGGACGCCGAAAGCGTCTACACTCGGGTCTACCGCCAGACCTCCGACGCGGTCGCGCTGATTCGCGCGCCGAGCGGTTCGCAGGGGTCGGGGTTCTGCTACGACGACTCGCACTTCGTGACCAACTACCACGTCGTCGGCGACGCCGACCGGGTGAGCGTCCAGTTCGACGATACCACCTCCCGTCTCGGTCGGGTCGTCGGGCGGGACCCACGGAGCGACCTCGCTGTCGTCGCCGTGGACGTTCCGGACGGCATCGAACCGCTCTCGGTAGTCGATTCGGAACCCGCCATCGGCACGCGAGTCGCCGTCGTCGGGAGTCCCTACGGCCTCCGAGGGTCGCTCACGTCCGGCATCGTCAGCGGCGTGGACCGGCAGGTGCCGAGTCCGGCGGGCGACTACCAGATTCCCAACGCCATCCAGACCGACGCACCGGTCAACCCCGGCAACTCCGGCGGTCCGCTGGTGAACCTCTCGGGGGAGGTCCTCGGCGTGGTCAACTCCGGCGGGGGCGACAACATCGCGTTCGCCATCTCGGCACCGCTGGTCCAACGGGTGGTTCCGGCGCTCGCCGAGGCCGGCGAGTACGACCACCCGTACCTCGGCGTCCGCACGGCGACCGTCACCGAACTCGTCGCGCGGGCGAACGACTTCCCGAACGCCGAGGGCGTCCTCGTGGTCGATACGCCGGACGATTCGCCGTCGAAGGGTCGGATCAGGCCCTGTACCGGCGTGAAGCGCGTCGAAGGGTTCCGCGTGCCGGTCGGCGGCGACGCCATCCTCGCCGTCGGCGACCAGCGGATTCAGACCTCGAAGGACCTCCACGCCTACCTCGCGCTCAACGCGAGTCCCGGCGAGACGCTCTCGGTGCGACTCCGGCGCGACGGCAAGGTCACGACCGTTCCGGTCGAAGTCGGCGAGCGCCCAGAGCTAGTGGCGTAA
- a CDS encoding PspA/IM30 family protein — protein sequence MGVLSRLSYVVRSKINAALNRAEDPSETLDYSYEQMRDELQEVKQGIADLTTQKKRLEMQKRRLEENVEKHNEQARQAVNQDREDLARRALEKKKQKMNQIEDLESQIASLQSTQDDLVEKKDQLQNRIEEFRTKKESMKARYEAAEAQTRVSEAMTGAGDEMEDVGRAIERAEERTEDMEARSEAMDELQESGVFDDALSDKDSLDRELEEVRTSGEVDAELETLKTEMGKGSGSSKSESSDEDVDLEAELETETETEATDDDIETELEELKDDDES from the coding sequence ATGGGAGTACTTTCACGCCTGTCGTACGTCGTCCGGTCGAAGATAAACGCCGCCCTCAATCGGGCCGAGGACCCCTCGGAGACGCTCGATTACTCCTACGAGCAGATGCGCGACGAACTGCAGGAGGTCAAGCAGGGTATCGCCGACCTCACCACGCAGAAAAAGCGCCTCGAGATGCAGAAGCGACGCTTAGAGGAGAACGTCGAGAAGCACAACGAGCAGGCCCGTCAGGCGGTCAATCAGGACCGCGAGGACCTCGCCCGGCGCGCGCTGGAGAAGAAAAAGCAGAAGATGAACCAAATCGAGGACTTGGAGAGCCAAATCGCCAGTCTCCAGAGTACCCAAGACGACCTCGTTGAGAAGAAAGACCAACTCCAGAACCGCATCGAGGAGTTCCGGACCAAGAAGGAGAGCATGAAGGCTCGGTACGAGGCCGCCGAGGCTCAGACCCGCGTCTCCGAAGCCATGACGGGCGCTGGCGACGAGATGGAGGACGTGGGCCGGGCCATCGAGCGCGCCGAGGAGCGCACCGAGGACATGGAGGCCCGTTCGGAGGCGATGGACGAACTCCAAGAGTCGGGCGTCTTCGATGACGCGCTCTCGGACAAGGACAGCCTCGACCGGGAACTCGAAGAAGTCCGGACCTCGGGCGAAGTCGATGCCGAACTCGAAACTCTCAAGACCGAGATGGGCAAGGGGTCGGGGTCGTCGAAATCCGAGTCCAGCGACGAGGACGTGGACCTCGAAGCCGAACTGGAGACCGAGACCGAAACGGAGGCCACGGACGACGACATCGAGACCGAACTAGAGGAACTCAAGGACGACGACGAGAGCTAA
- a CDS encoding MogA/MoaB family molybdenum cofactor biosynthesis protein yields the protein MVDFQSRDTRRHDEEDDGNQTESHPSEKQPTETETDDAHHDGDDDHADHDHHHHDVDTLGAAVVTISSSRSLSDDPSGDAVVAGLEDAGHKVVSRDLIDDGYDSVQGTIDALVGRDDVDIVVTTGGTGVTPDDVTIEATRQLLDKQLPGFGELFRSLSFEEIGTRVVGTRATAGVADGAVVFCLPGSENAARLGIEEIIVKEAGHLAGLASRGE from the coding sequence ATGGTCGATTTCCAATCGCGCGACACCCGGCGACACGACGAGGAGGACGACGGGAACCAGACAGAGAGCCACCCGAGCGAGAAGCAACCGACCGAAACCGAGACCGACGACGCCCATCACGACGGGGACGACGACCACGCCGACCACGACCACCACCATCACGACGTGGACACCCTCGGCGCGGCGGTCGTGACAATATCGTCGTCTCGAAGCCTCTCGGACGACCCCTCGGGAGACGCGGTGGTCGCGGGCCTCGAAGACGCGGGCCACAAGGTGGTCAGCCGTGACCTCATCGACGATGGCTACGATAGCGTGCAGGGCACCATCGACGCCTTAGTCGGCCGAGACGACGTGGACATCGTGGTCACGACCGGCGGAACCGGCGTGACCCCCGACGACGTGACCATCGAGGCGACCCGGCAACTACTCGACAAGCAACTCCCCGGATTCGGCGAACTGTTCCGGTCGCTGTCGTTCGAGGAGATAGGCACCAGAGTCGTCGGGACGCGAGCGACCGCCGGAGTCGCAGACGGGGCAGTCGTCTTCTGCCTGCCGGGGAGCGAGAACGCCGCCAGACTCGGCATCGAGGAGATAATCGTGAAGGAGGCCGGCCACCTCGCGGGACTGGCCTCGAGAGGCGAGTAG
- a CDS encoding zinc-binding dehydrogenase, with the protein MQAVQFSDHGDRSVIEYDDFSDPTPDRDEVLVDVKAGALNHLDVWTRKGLPGVDLDMPHIPGSDAAGVVLEVGEEVTRFEPGDRVAVSAGVYCGKCEFCRDGEYSMCVNYHLIGEHVRGVHSERAAVPEQNLVKVPSGVEWETAAAAPLVFQTAWRMLLNRGDLQAGEKVLVLGASGGVGHAAVQIADYAGAEVYATASSDEKLEYAEEVGADHTINYEDDDFADRIRELTDKRGVDMVVDHVGEATYPDSLKSLAKGGRVVTCGATTGPNPGAGLNRIFWNQLSVIGSTMANPGEVDDVLELVWDGTFEPRIRETLPMSEAARAHEMLEEREGFGKVVVVPDSEYDG; encoded by the coding sequence ATGCAAGCCGTCCAGTTCAGCGACCACGGGGACCGGAGCGTCATCGAGTACGACGACTTTTCGGACCCCACGCCGGACCGCGACGAGGTACTGGTGGACGTGAAGGCCGGGGCGCTCAACCACCTCGACGTGTGGACTCGCAAGGGACTGCCCGGAGTGGACCTCGACATGCCCCACATTCCGGGGAGTGACGCCGCGGGGGTCGTCCTCGAAGTCGGCGAGGAGGTCACGCGATTCGAACCGGGCGACCGAGTTGCTGTCTCGGCGGGCGTCTACTGCGGCAAGTGCGAGTTCTGCAGAGACGGCGAGTACTCGATGTGCGTGAACTACCACCTCATCGGGGAACACGTCCGCGGCGTCCACAGCGAGCGCGCCGCCGTCCCCGAGCAGAACCTCGTGAAAGTCCCCTCCGGCGTCGAATGGGAGACTGCCGCCGCGGCACCGCTGGTGTTCCAGACCGCGTGGCGGATGCTCCTCAACCGCGGGGATTTGCAGGCCGGCGAGAAGGTGCTGGTGCTGGGGGCCTCGGGCGGCGTGGGCCACGCCGCGGTCCAAATCGCCGACTACGCCGGGGCCGAGGTCTACGCCACGGCCTCCTCTGACGAGAAGTTGGAGTACGCCGAGGAGGTCGGTGCCGACCACACCATCAACTACGAGGACGACGATTTCGCCGACCGAATCCGCGAGTTGACCGACAAGCGCGGCGTCGATATGGTCGTGGACCACGTGGGCGAGGCCACCTACCCCGACTCGCTCAAGAGTCTGGCCAAGGGCGGTCGGGTCGTCACCTGCGGCGCGACCACGGGACCGAACCCCGGCGCGGGCCTGAATCGCATCTTCTGGAACCAGCTATCGGTCATCGGTTCGACCATGGCCAACCCCGGCGAGGTGGACGACGTGCTGGAACTCGTCTGGGACGGCACCTTCGAACCCCGAATCCGGGAGACCCTGCCGATGAGCGAGGCGGCCCGCGCCCACGAGATGTTGGAGGAGCGCGAGGGCTTCGGTAAAGTCGTGGTCGTGCCCGACAGCGAGTACGACGGATGA
- a CDS encoding NUDIX hydrolase, with the protein MSADDTTADGSTATPEDRHENARQHVVAVDEDDNEQETVNRLDAHTGDGIRHRAFTSLVFDGEGNVLLAQRAPDKRLWGTWWDGTVASHPVQGQSQEEATRERLEEELGITPDQYDDLRVTDRFEYKRYFENAGLEHEVCAVLKLTLDDLSLDPDEEEVAGLMWVPYERLHEHPEWYRQLRLCPWFEIAMRRDFE; encoded by the coding sequence ATGAGTGCCGACGACACGACGGCCGACGGTAGCACGGCCACACCGGAAGACCGACACGAGAACGCCCGCCAGCACGTCGTCGCGGTAGACGAAGACGACAACGAACAGGAAACCGTCAACCGCCTCGACGCCCACACCGGCGACGGCATCCGCCACCGAGCGTTCACCTCGCTGGTGTTCGACGGCGAGGGCAACGTCCTGCTGGCCCAGCGCGCCCCCGACAAGCGCCTCTGGGGGACGTGGTGGGACGGCACCGTGGCCTCCCATCCCGTGCAGGGCCAGAGCCAAGAGGAGGCCACCCGCGAACGCCTCGAAGAGGAACTGGGAATCACGCCCGACCAGTACGACGACCTGCGGGTCACCGACCGCTTCGAGTACAAGCGCTACTTCGAGAACGCGGGCCTCGAACACGAGGTCTGCGCCGTGCTGAAACTGACGCTGGACGACCTCTCGCTCGACCCCGACGAGGAGGAAGTTGCGGGCCTGATGTGGGTGCCCTACGAGCGACTCCACGAGCATCCCGAGTGGTACCGCCAACTCCGACTCTGCCCGTGGTTCGAGATTGCGATGCGGCGCGACTTCGAGTAA
- a CDS encoding desampylase, which produces MPTIAIPDSIRDELLAHAREEAPTEACGILAGTRIERDDDAEHRVLEHHPAENVAGTPRTRYEIDPREQLELMEAVEDAGREVVGFYHSHPRGPAGPSETDAAQATWPGRSYVIVALGDGVSVGSWRWTGAEFVDESVVSEE; this is translated from the coding sequence GTGCCCACTATCGCCATCCCGGACTCCATCAGAGACGAACTCCTCGCTCACGCACGCGAAGAAGCACCTACCGAAGCCTGCGGCATTCTCGCAGGCACTCGCATCGAACGCGACGACGACGCCGAACACCGAGTCCTCGAACACCACCCGGCCGAGAACGTCGCCGGAACTCCTCGGACGCGGTACGAAATCGACCCCCGCGAGCAGTTGGAACTGATGGAGGCCGTCGAGGACGCGGGCCGAGAGGTCGTCGGGTTCTACCACTCCCACCCGCGAGGACCCGCGGGACCGAGCGAAACCGACGCCGCGCAGGCGACGTGGCCCGGACGGTCCTACGTGATTGTCGCTCTGGGTGATGGGGTTTCGGTGGGGTCGTGGCGCTGGACGGGTGCGGAGTTCGTCGACGAATCCGTGGTCTCGGAGGAGTAG